From Vigna angularis cultivar LongXiaoDou No.4 chromosome 11, ASM1680809v1, whole genome shotgun sequence:
GTTCCTTCACAATGCCCTTCACGTGTGCCAATGGGCAAGACAAGCTAACTAGTCAGTGCCTGAACGTGTTTAGCTTATTTTACCACAAAAcaagtatatataatattaagattTTCGAATGACAGAAGAGTGAAGATATAGACAATGCAAAAAACATGGAACATACTCATAGGAGCTGTATTAAAATCAGTGGGTCGTAGTTTCCTTAGTGTCCTTCTGTCCCTATCATGTGAAAAATCCACAGGAGAGAGAGAGCAATTCCCTTCTAACTGGTATACACATCCCTGTTAAAAAAGGAGTCATTTAATCATAATAGCTTTAAGATATACTTAAGGGGATCAAGGCAGTTGAGTAATATTATAATCGAAAAAAGAtacataagtttttttttttcgagtAAGGAAAGGGCCATGCAACCTACAAAAGGATGGAGGGAGGGATTATATACAACGACCAAGAAGCAGCTGGTAGAATTGTCTCCCGATATTTAATTTCTGTGCCCAACTCCAAAGTGAAACCTTCTGTCTTTCTTATCGTTAAAGGCATATTCAAGGCGCAAAGGACCCAAAGGCGATTCCACACGGATGCCAAACCCATAGCCGTATCCGCTGCCAGGTTTCTTCCTTGCTCCAGCAGGGTCACCTAATATAAAACCAAAACACCAAATATGTGCCTTATTAATGAACAGCATGAACAAAATCAGCATACACGTAGAGAAATACTACCAACTGAGACAAAACAGTTGAAAGATCATGAACTCTTTAACTTTTGAGAAATGACATTGTGGATATTGTAATTTAAAGGAGTCAGAGCACAAGGATAAGCCAAAAGCTGTTCTGCTAGTAAATGACTTCAGTCTTTTGATTGTTGTGTGCTTGGTTGTCTCCTTGATTGAGTTAAATAACAGCCAATGAATAAACTTCCCAATTTGTTAAGAAAGGTTTAACGACAGCTATGATCTTAATTATTCTCGTGAAACACAAACGAGGAAagaacaatattaaaataagaaaaaaaaaagcaaagaaagaaacaaaatgaaaacttaCCGGGTACAGTTGGGCCTGAACCAAGGTCAGTTCCATAGTCAGAAAATATAACACCTTCCACTGGCCCGTACTGCAAACAGAAACAGTAAGATAAGTGACTCAAATTACAGGGACAACGgaaataaattttctatcaTCCATTTAGATACATATGCATAACTATTTGCAAATTATGTGTGGCTGCATACTTAGTTCTGGGCTTAACCTGACCCGACAATCCATAGAAAGAAGTAACATGGGGGGAGTAGACACATAAACATGTTAGATATCTAGTAAACAGTTAGGAATCTAGAAACTCTAGTTTAGCTGTAAAAGATTCAGTAATTTTATTGACCATACATGAACCTTTTATAGACCTTAATGCTATACAAAAACTATCAAAACAGCCAAATACTAATTAATTCTAATACAGACCAATTAACGGCTTAATAAAACACAAcagaaactaaataaaaaattctccCTTAAGCTGAATGTTAAGCAagaaatttagtttaattatacaACTTTATCATCCCCAATCTGCTTCTTAGGCTAGAGAAGGATTCCAAATTTAAAGGCTTGGCCATTCCTCTTCTGTCCGTATCCCAAATTCAGTTATGCCTctcaaatatttgaaaaacccTCTTCACAGCAATCAGATGCATTTCTGTAGGTCCCATCATATATCTGCTGACCAAGCATACAACAAACATCAAGTCTGATCTGGTTACAATGAGGAGGAATATCAAACTTCTGGCCATTTACTAGTACAGAGATGCATCTACTACCTCCCCATCTTCATCCTTTGAATATAGGATTTGTCAGAGGAACTTTTCTCCCTGCCAAATTGTTCCAGCACCTCTACATTTTTTTGACATATGAAAATCCACTCCTCATTTTATGTTAATTCTATGCCAAAGATCTTTCATATCAAACTCCTCCTTCATTGACTGCTTGACTTAAGTGAACATCTTCATTATTCCCAGTAAAAATCCAATCATCCACATATAGACTCACATTTAGCAACTTGCCTTCCTTTTCCTGTCTGACCGAAAAAGGTGTTAATATCTTGTTGTACCATCATGCTCCAGGGGCTTGCTTGAGGATTTACAATGCTTTTGTCAACTTGTAAATCTTATCTTCTGATTTCAGCAAGAGCTAGAATGGCTTTGATATTCTGATTTGGTGAATCAGCAGCTCGAGAATTATGATATTCTGATTATGGTTTTACATCTTCATTATCAGCATCTTGTCCAGCTTAAATATCTGCATTTTCCCTTTCTGAACTGTCATTATCATCTTTACATTATGCTagattcttcttttcttctatttctcCCTTGTTCCACTTCCATTTTTCCGTCTCAGCCAATATCACATCCCTACTAATAATGACTTTCTTTGGAGTATGCTCATATCACTTACAAACCTTAGACCCCTCACTCACTCCCAAGTGCACACACTTGATACTTTTGTCATCTAAATTCTTCCTTTGAGAATCTGGAGTATGAGCATAGGCAATACAACCAATCTGAAGTGTTTGACTGATGGCTTGATGCCATTGCATGCCTCCTCAGGTATGACATTTTTCATAGCTAGTCTAGGAGGAATTCTATTGAGCACATAaattgtccatttcaaacttctggCCAAAACTGTTTAGGAACTCCCTTTTCAGGCAACAGATTTCTTGCCATGATCATGATAGTTCTAAATTTCCTCTCAGATACACTATTTTGCGTGCTAAGCTGCAGTAAGGTTCCTTTTAATGCCATTGCTGCTGCAAAAGCTGCTAAGCTCTTAAGAATTAAACTCTGCAACGCTATCAGTTCTCAAACAATAAATAGTTTCTAGAGTCCTTTTCAAACATAATAGCCTTCCTAAAGATATCAAATGCATAAGATTTTTCTGACATGAAATGATCCCAGGATTTCCTACTATAGTCATCGTCAGAATGACTTTGCATAGTTTCCCCATCTGATCTCTATGGTAGGATTAAGCATTACTTTTCTATATCTTTTATGTAAGAAACTCCCATAAATGAATGAGTTAAGAAATGATACACACTCTTAAGCATTTTTTCAATACTTTATCTCAAGTTGGCATCAAAGTGTGTCGTGCCAATCTCACTCTATTAGCCACTTGATAAGTTTCTGCTGTACGCCACCATTCACTGCTGCCTTTCTCTCAGACAATCACCTGGTTGTGTTAATTTCATTGAGCGACAGAAAAACTAGTAGTCATCGTCTACCTTGCTAGCCATCACAGATTTTTCCAACTAGCATCAGATCTGGATGGGGAACCCCACAAGTCAAGGAGGCAAATTCCTCCACGCACAATCCTTGGTGGCCAAACAAGGCATGTGCCTTTTGGTCACGGAACAACATTGCTCCACCTCCATTGCTCTCACTAGCTTTTCTACTCCTTGTTCCAACCTACTTTTTCTTTGATTGGAGTTTGGTCCCCCATTTGAGCACCTGAAAGTTCCTTTTTTACCCCTATGCTCTTTATTTCTTATCAGCAAAAGGCATCTGGACCTGTCAACTCATTTTCTGGGTTACCCATAATTACTACAGATAAGCTTAATGGCAAAAACAAGTTGTCTTGGTCTACATCAGTTGAACTGTGTGGtttctaacaaaataaaaaagaatatatttatgGAGAAATTCGTCCAAATAGAACTGAAATATATTTAGAGTTTACATTTGGTAAACTGTGAGATGTTCAGTGTTTGAAGTTGAGCAATTTCTCCAAGTAATCTTTGAGATCATAGCAAATTTTCTCAGCGCAGCACTTACACCTAATTGGCCTATAGGTTCAATCATGTTCAATTCTACGTAAATTCTCTCATTCTCAGGCATGTCTGGTTGAAAAACTACTGTTAGTTAAATGGAAATCATTGGAGGTGACAAGACCAGGCCAGTAAAAACAGgagaaaaaaaatccaattgcTTGCTAGAATTTGCAATATTTAAATGACATCATGTTCAACTTTTGGCAGAAGAAAAGGAATAAGGTTCTGCAGAAATTTTACAGAATATTCTGTTTCCTGTTTTGTTTTTTGCCCACTTTTAACACCAGAAAATACCATCCTTCTTTTGTGTTTATACATAACACATACATACAATCAAATTCATACacttatttcaaatattttccaGGCCATCTTCTATTAGTATTCTGAAAACATGTCATTCCAGTTCCCAGAAATTACAACTCAAACAAATTTCAGATATGAAATCATGAAAATTAGGATAAGCACAACTCAGGCATAGGTAAACAAAAGATGCTGGACAAGAATGAGCAAGAAATAGCGTGATAATTTTGATTACCATGGGGAAAGAAATTTCTCCAGAGCCAACAACATATGATCGACCAGAGCCCACGCTTCCTTCTTCATAGCCCCTCACACTGTTTGTTCCACCAATGGCAAAAGCTTCATAGGGAGGAAAATTTCCCACCACATGACCACCAGAGATACTACCAGTGAACCAATTAAAGTAGGTAAAGCATAAGATAGTCTGTTTTgcattaatttaaagtataaacaAGGCATTCCTTTTACTTTCAATGACAGGGTTGACTTGATGGTGTGTATTTCATACCTTAAATGAAGGCGTGCAGGACCAATCTCAACACCTTTCCTAGCACGTGCATTCACCCTAGTGAAGGACAGCCATTCAGGCAAAAGAGGAAGTCCCTTTTCCATGTTAAGGACAAACTGAAAAACCAATCCTTGATAAGAAACATAGTAGTAAATTTAAACAGAAGGACCTTGATCCATTCAGAGCATACCATAGAAGAGCCATGGTCGCCAGAACCAGTGTAAACAGTCTCAAGTTTAGCAAGCAAGGTCTCATCATGAGTATTGCCACTACAAAGAAAGTTTGACAAAAGTTAGAAACAACCACACAAAGTCATGATAATAATACTCTCAGCATTATTCAGATTACAACCTTGCAGTAAGAGGACTGTTGAAGCAATCCTTAATGATAGGAATACCTCTCTCATCACGGACTCCAGCATGCTGAAATGATATAggaattttgaatgaaaaaattcAGTAGTATAAATAGATAGCAAATCTATATATTATAGTAACATTTCATTTATGATAGAGATAATCTGATTAATGATTTCATAGTTTAACTAAACAAAACAACTAATCAATTTACAAGTGGTATTTATAAAGCTAGAGGTGAAGGacttaaattagaaataaaaagataacacacacaaaagttgtcaaaattgCCAATGCAGCACCTGAAAAACAAGTCCCACTGTTCCACTCCACTTTGGCCTGATTGGGCGACTAAACTCTATACCACCTGTGATGCGGCCAATGGTCAGGCTACCGTTACCATCCGCATTATCATGAACAATGGTTCCGGGAGTTCTTGAATTCTgaagtaaaattatttgaatatcaAAAAGTACAGTTTTCAACATTCAATCATCAAATATGTTCAGACAAATCAACCTTCAGAATTTACCTGAATCATTATTGTTCTAGATGTTCGTTTATCATCTCCTTGAATCCAAGGGTCTGTGTAGTTTATTCGATAGACCGAGTCAACCTGGCCCCTCTCTAAAGAAATATTAAGCTTCTGGTTTTTACCAAAAACATTCCGATGAGAATAAGCAAAGCTGCaatgtaataaaatagaatCAAATGGATCActaaaaaagaacaaagaaaacaaCTAGTTGCAGTTGGAccataaattaaacaaaatgtgaaaacataaattacagcaaaaaaaaaaaaaacaacttaattTGGCTGACAATGGGGAAAACATACATAAGCACCGATAAACCAAGATAAATTATCCAAAGTTAATATCAACTAAATTCCAACCAAGCTTTATCCCAGCAACATTATGCATTTGTTAGTGGCATGCTTAGAGTTAGAACTACAACTGCATACTCACCACTTGCCACTATCATAAAACATACATAAGCACCGATAAACCAAGATAAATTATCCAAAGTTAATATCAACTAAATTCCAACCAAGCTTTATCCCAGCAACATTATGCATTTGTTAGTGGCATGCTTAGAGTTAGAACTACAACTGCATACTCACCACTTGCCACTATCATAAAACTGCATACCACTCAGTATATAGAGACAGCAAGAGAGGACCAGAGGCAAATAACCCTTAACTTCGTTCCAATTGCACTAAAGTAAAAACTAGGCTTTAAATAAAGGGGATAATAGGATAGCAAGAGTCAGATAATCAACTTATAACATatcacataaatataaaataaagtcaCCTTCCAATAAGCCCTCTTAGTGGACCATTTGTAATCCTGCAAAAATAAATACCAAGTCAGATACTCAGATAAAGCAGCAATAAACAGAGTCAACCTGGCCCCTCTAATACTGGAAATAAAACCATCCATCTATCTGTTATGTGTATTTATCACCAAAATGGTGATGTACAAAAGACAGTATCAGGGCTGTCTATGATATAAAAAACCAAAGGAATAATTGCcttgtcaaaattaaaattagggGAGTTAACAGTATTATCAAGAATTTCATAAAAAACTATGAGGCAAGCGTAATGCATGAAGACTAGAATCACTTACCCACTTGATATCCCACCACCAGCAGAAAATCCTCCACTTGGACGTTCCACCACATTCATCACCAAATCAACCTTCCCTGTATCTATATCATGCCAAAGAAACAAGATGCAGAAGTTTAGACTTGAGAGGATATTAAGGATCTAGTGGGTGAAGACAAATAAAGGTTATTAAGTCACTtcaagaatataattattttccatTTCACAGCATCAGTTGAAGATAGTGACATCACATCAGTTCTCTGTTTTCCTTTTAGACAAATTGACTTAATGCGTCACCTCTTCATCACGTCCAATTGAAATCAGTGAACTGTGTTTATGATTGTAGCAACTGACAGATTAGACTTCATctatataaaattgtatatgtTCTGAATAAATTGTGTCTAATGCAGACCACACAGCATGTATTTATAgcataatacaaaaataattataataaatacacCTAATAATTAAGGATCAATCATCCTAATTTCCCATACTGTGTAACGCCTAATTCCCTAGAAATCTGTAACAACTGATGGCCGGTCGATCGGGTTGGAGAGGTGAATGAAGGGCGGTGGTCGTCATAGGAAGCCGGTCTCGATCGCAGTGGTCACCAGGGAAAAAGATGCTCGGTGACAGAAAAAAGGGGCACACAGTGGTAGCGGTGGGTATTGATCACCCGAAAAAAGGAGAGAAACCATATCTTGAACCTAAACTACTGATACCATATAGAATTGTATATGTTCTGAATGAATTTGTGTCTAATGCATACCAGAGAGCATGTATTTATAGCAtaatacaaaatcaattataataaatacaacTAATAATTAGGAATCAATCATCCTAATTTCCCATATGTAAACCCCTAATCCCTTACAAATCTGTAACCACTGATTTTATTCTAACAATATAGGTTATAGATCTCTATACAATAAATATCAATTGTAAACTCAAACTCTAAACCTAAAATTCACTTACCTAATTTTCCAATATGCagaaaatttcccaaaattcTCATTTTCTAGATATTCAACGAGCATTAGTAGGTATCATATCACCTTACTGTCAAATGTTATtacatgaataaaaattatcaagAAAAAAATTGGGACACTTGCAGAACACTGCAACTTATTGTATTCCTGGTTAGCTCTAGTTGACTGTATATAAAGGTAAAAAACTTACATTTGAAACTATTGAATTTGTTATATAACCCATGTAAGAAGTTTAGTTATGATATATTAACAACTCACAAGCAGTTAGATTGGTAAGTCAGAAGTAGGTTAAATTGTCTAAATAAGGCATCTTGCCCATAAAAATCAAGGGGGAGGCAAGATACAGATCATCTTGTCATTTGTAAGGGAATTAGGGCCTTTGGCATGGGAGGTGCAGTCCCTCAGGAACAGCTGACTGTTGAGTGGATTAGTGTTCTATTTTCTAGATTGGGAAATTCATCCCTATAATTCTGTAAAAAATATACAGGTTTTCTGTCATAATAAAATCTTAGTTcctttcttcatttctttctttgtttgcCTTCTTCAGTTTTCATTAACTTAGTTTCCTAGTTTCTCCCTAGGTTGGCATGAAAAATTcttcactttattttataatcatttatacAGAGTCAAGTTTGGTACGATATAAAATgctgaataaaaaaattatacttacaCAGGGTTTCGTAAGAAAATACATCACAACTTACCATCAGTTTGGCTAGAACATAAAACTGACATAATTTAACAGTTATTTTCCTTGACTTAAAGTCCATTTTTAGTATGAATACATACATTACCTGCTGGTTGGGGAATAATGCTAACATCTTCCATGATTCCCATAGTTAATACAGTTTCTACGTCTCTTTTTCCCTCAAGCATGCTGTAGACCTGAAAATATAGATGG
This genomic window contains:
- the LOC108334316 gene encoding outer envelope protein 80, chloroplastic; its protein translation is MLRNDDIRVVSSAIKIPLPSKRPTCPLRTAHSHIANATNSFAQFVNSFASHSTEFTRSILQKSSLLCSTTLSLTGDRKRACPIRRLASLSLAEEAQQKARQNEERVLISEVLVRNKDGEEMERKDLEAEAVQALKACRPNSALTVREVQEDVHRIINSGYFSSCMPVAVDTRDGIRLVFQVEPNQEFQGLVCEGANVLPAKFLEDSMRNGYGKIINLRRLDEAISSINNWYMERGLFAMVSAVEILSGGILRLQVSEAEVNNISIRFLDRKTGEITVGKTKPETILRQITTKKGQVYSMLEGKRDVETVLTMGIMEDVSIIPQPADTGKVDLVMNVVERPSGGFSAGGGISSGITNGPLRGLIGSFAYSHRNVFGKNQKLNISLERGQVDSVYRINYTDPWIQGDDKRTSRTIMIQNSRTPGTIVHDNADGNGSLTIGRITGGIEFSRPIRPKWSGTVGLVFQHAGVRDERGIPIIKDCFNSPLTASGNTHDETLLAKLETVYTGSGDHGSSMFVLNMEKGLPLLPEWLSFTRVNARARKGVEIGPARLHLSISGGHVVGNFPPYEAFAIGGTNSVRGYEEGSVGSGRSYVVGSGEISFPMYGPVEGVIFSDYGTDLGSGPTVPGDPAGARKKPGSGYGYGFGIRVESPLGPLRLEYAFNDKKDRRFHFGVGHRN